The following proteins are encoded in a genomic region of Glycine max cultivar Williams 82 chromosome 18, Glycine_max_v4.0, whole genome shotgun sequence:
- the LOC100780242 gene encoding uncharacterized protein, which produces MTDSNKFHPTLAIANIKNHISITMEIENVQYATWVKLFKVHAHSYKVLHHIVPSKKDKEKVPKTNEEKELWSTLDVAILQWIYAKISHDLLHTILELDATTMEAWNRLSDIFKDNKNSWAVTLEQEFYRTNIKDFLNASAYCQRLKQLSDQLKSVDESMSNNCCVLQMVVGLTEAYNGVAILIRQRDPFPLFYQACSMLTLEEVGLAKKVATSRGVTMVVKRVNHSLSKNSHQ; this is translated from the coding sequence ATGACCGACTCCAACAAATTCCACCCAACTCTTGCTATCGCCAACATCAAGAACCATATCTCCATCACCATGGAGATAGAAAACGTCCAATATGCGACGTGGGTGAAATTGTTCAAGGTTCACGCACATTCTTACAAGGTCCTCCACCACATCGTCCCATCGAAAAAAGACAAGGAGAAGGTGCctaaaaccaatgaagaaaaGGAACTATGGTCGACCCTTGATGTTGCGATCCTTCAATGGATCTATGCAAAAATCTCACATGACCTGCTACATACTATTCTTGAACTTGATGCGACGACAATGGAGGCTTGGAATAGATTGTCTGATATATTCAAAGACAATAAGAATTCTTGGGCTGTAACTCTTGAGCAAGAATTCTATCGTACCAACATAAAGGATTTCCTAAATGCCTCTGCGTATTGTCAACGACTCAAGCAATTGTCCGATCAACTAAAGAGCGTAGATGAATCAATGTCAAACAATTGTTGTGTTCTTCAAATGGTGGTCGGCCTTACTGAGGCTTACAATGGGGTTGCCATACTCATTCGCCAAAGAGATCCTTTTCCACTATTCTATCAAGCCTGCTCTATGCTCACCTTAGAAGAAGTTGGTCTTGCGAAGAAGGTTGCAACCAGCAGGGGTGTCACCATGGTGGTAAAAAGGGTCAATcactctctctccaaaaattctCATCAGTAA
- the LOC100815002 gene encoding protein WVD2-like 7 isoform X2: MGETAASNPALQVSVSFGRFENDSLSWEKWSAFSPNKYLEEVEKCATPGSVAQKKAYFEAHYKNVAARKAELLAQAKQTEKDSPRSQHQNGEDLSCNTCWTDAECDDTQGSREGVKVKQETNSIGEIVRTDESNLEEDVAVSRDYQGSSVEGEKENEELESRSGSSQIEKLEEVVCIEQGESKEESRNVEAEDVKEIPHNVNKEPAQASEIEAKYVALDHPKVTPVNRESNATKTKKKSMLSTSKPKASQFSTPRSSNPTTTPTKTLASASSTKRGNSPSISWRKITSTAENRKVPNKSLHMSHSLAPSQPDPAPHTTMRKSLIMEKMGDKDIVKRAFKTFQNNFNQRKTSAENKSLVKEKVPSEVTETRNPTSIALRKENGQSPKVDSMDRKSANAVRTAFGLKSDVRAEKGKEFPRKIEEKLNAKEVERMHLQLKSKEEKIKHNTKATPLAAFHRCQKASKSHPEKGDAKIDKWR, encoded by the exons ATGGGGGAGACAGCAGCTTCCAATCCTGCTTTGCAAGTGTCTGTTTCATTTGGTAGATTTGAGAATGATTCCTTGTCTTGGGAGAAATGGTCTGCTTTCTCACCAAACAAGTACTTGGAAGAAGTTGAGAAGTGCGCCACTCCTGGATCAGTTGCTCAAaagaaagcttactttgaagctcattacaagaaTGTTGCGGCTCGGAAAGCCGAATTGCTGGCTCAAGCGAAGCAGACGGAGAAAGATTCTCCTAGATCACAACATCAAAATGGGGAAGATCTGAGTTGTAACACTTGTTGGACTGATGCAGAATGTGATGATACTCAAGGTTCTAGGGAAGGGGTTAAGGTTAAGCAAGAAACCAATTCAATTGGTGAGATTGTTAGGACCGATGAGAGTAATTTGGAGGAGGATGTTGCAGTTTCAAGAGATTATCAAGGTTCATCTGTtgaaggagagaaagagaatgaaGAACTAGAAAGCAGATCAGGTAGTTCCCAGATAGAGAAACTTGAAGAAGTTGTCTGCATTGAACAAGGGGAAAGTAAAGAAGAAAGTCGTAATGTTGAAGCTGAAGATGTTAAGGAAATTCCACACAATGTAAACAAAGAGCCTGCACAGGCTTCAGAAATTGAAGCAAAATATGTGGCATTGGATCATCCAAAG GTTACCCCTGTGAACAGAGAAAGCAATGCGACAAAGACGAAGAAAAAATCGATGCTATCCACATCTAAGCCTAAGGCATCCCAATTTTCCACCCCTAGAAGTTCAAATCCTACAACAACTCCCACCAAAACATTGGCATCTGCCTCTTCAACTAAAAGGGGAAATTCTCCATCAATATCTTGGAGGAAAATTACTTCCACAGCAGAGAACAGAAAAGTTCCAAATAAATCTTTGCACATGTCCCATAGTTTGGCTCCTAGCCAACCAGATCCTGCTCCACATACTACAATGAGGAAATCTTTGATTATGGAGAAAATGGGGGATAAGGACATAGTCAAACGAGCATTCAAGACTTTTCAGAACAATTTCAATCAGCGAAAAACTTCTGCTGAAAACAAATCTTTGGTAAAAGAAAAG GTTCCTTCAGAGGTGACAGAGACAAGGAATCCAACATCCATAGCTTTGCGAAAGGAAAATGGACA GTCACCTAAGGTTGACAGTATGGATAGAAAAAGTGCAAATGCTGTTCGAACTGCTTTTGGCCTAAAAAGTGACGTTAGAGCAgagaaaggaaaagag TTTCcgagaaaaatagaagagaaacttaacgcAAAAGAGGTAGAAAGAATGCATCTTCAATTGAAATCGAAG GAGGAAAAGATAAAACATAATACCAAAGCCACACCCTTGGCAGCTTTCCACCGGTGTCAGAAAGCATCAAAAAGCCATCCGGAAAAG GGGGATGCTAAGATTGATAAATGGAGGTAG
- the LOC100815002 gene encoding protein WVD2-like 7 isoform X4, whose protein sequence is MGETAASNPALQVSVSFGRFENDSLSWEKWSAFSPNKYLEEVEKCATPGSVAQKKAYFEAHYKNVAARKAELLAQAKQTEKDSPRSQHQNGEDLSCNTCWTDAECDDTQGSREGVKVKQETNSIGEIVRTDESNLEEDVAVSRDYQGSSVEGEKENEELESRSGSSQIEKLEEVVCIEQGESKEESRNVEAEDVKEIPHNVNKEPAQASEIEAKYVALDHPKVTPVNRESNATKTKKKSMLSTSKPKASQFSTPRSSNPTTTPTKTLASASSTKRGNSPSISWRKITSTAENRKVPNKSLHMSHSLAPSQPDPAPHTTMRKSLIMEKMGDKDIVKRAFKTFQNNFNQRKTSAENKSLVPSEVTETRNPTSIALRKENGQSPKVDSMDRKSANAVRTAFGLKSDVRAEKGKEFPRKIEEKLNAKEVERMHLQLKSKEEKIKHNTKATPLAAFHRCQKASKSHPEKGDAKIDKWR, encoded by the exons ATGGGGGAGACAGCAGCTTCCAATCCTGCTTTGCAAGTGTCTGTTTCATTTGGTAGATTTGAGAATGATTCCTTGTCTTGGGAGAAATGGTCTGCTTTCTCACCAAACAAGTACTTGGAAGAAGTTGAGAAGTGCGCCACTCCTGGATCAGTTGCTCAAaagaaagcttactttgaagctcattacaagaaTGTTGCGGCTCGGAAAGCCGAATTGCTGGCTCAAGCGAAGCAGACGGAGAAAGATTCTCCTAGATCACAACATCAAAATGGGGAAGATCTGAGTTGTAACACTTGTTGGACTGATGCAGAATGTGATGATACTCAAGGTTCTAGGGAAGGGGTTAAGGTTAAGCAAGAAACCAATTCAATTGGTGAGATTGTTAGGACCGATGAGAGTAATTTGGAGGAGGATGTTGCAGTTTCAAGAGATTATCAAGGTTCATCTGTtgaaggagagaaagagaatgaaGAACTAGAAAGCAGATCAGGTAGTTCCCAGATAGAGAAACTTGAAGAAGTTGTCTGCATTGAACAAGGGGAAAGTAAAGAAGAAAGTCGTAATGTTGAAGCTGAAGATGTTAAGGAAATTCCACACAATGTAAACAAAGAGCCTGCACAGGCTTCAGAAATTGAAGCAAAATATGTGGCATTGGATCATCCAAAG GTTACCCCTGTGAACAGAGAAAGCAATGCGACAAAGACGAAGAAAAAATCGATGCTATCCACATCTAAGCCTAAGGCATCCCAATTTTCCACCCCTAGAAGTTCAAATCCTACAACAACTCCCACCAAAACATTGGCATCTGCCTCTTCAACTAAAAGGGGAAATTCTCCATCAATATCTTGGAGGAAAATTACTTCCACAGCAGAGAACAGAAAAGTTCCAAATAAATCTTTGCACATGTCCCATAGTTTGGCTCCTAGCCAACCAGATCCTGCTCCACATACTACAATGAGGAAATCTTTGATTATGGAGAAAATGGGGGATAAGGACATAGTCAAACGAGCATTCAAGACTTTTCAGAACAATTTCAATCAGCGAAAAACTTCTGCTGAAAACAAATCTTTG GTTCCTTCAGAGGTGACAGAGACAAGGAATCCAACATCCATAGCTTTGCGAAAGGAAAATGGACA GTCACCTAAGGTTGACAGTATGGATAGAAAAAGTGCAAATGCTGTTCGAACTGCTTTTGGCCTAAAAAGTGACGTTAGAGCAgagaaaggaaaagag TTTCcgagaaaaatagaagagaaacttaacgcAAAAGAGGTAGAAAGAATGCATCTTCAATTGAAATCGAAG GAGGAAAAGATAAAACATAATACCAAAGCCACACCCTTGGCAGCTTTCCACCGGTGTCAGAAAGCATCAAAAAGCCATCCGGAAAAG GGGGATGCTAAGATTGATAAATGGAGGTAG
- the LOC100815002 gene encoding protein WVD2-like 7 isoform X3: MGETAASNPALQVSVSFGRFENDSLSWEKWSAFSPNKYLEEVEKCATPGSVAQKKAYFEAHYKNVAARKAELLAQAKQTEKDSPRSQHQNGEDLSCNTCWTDAECDDTQGSREGVKVKQETNSIGEIVRTDESNLEEDVAVSRDYQGSSVEGEKENEELESRSGSSQIEKLEEVVCIEQGESKEESRNVEAEDVKEIPHNVNKEPAQASEIEAKYVALDHPKFGQVTPVNRESNATKTKKKSMLSTSKPKASQFSTPRSSNPTTTPTKTLASASSTKRGNSPSISWRKITSTAENRKVPNKSLHMSHSLAPSQPDPAPHTTMRKSLIMEKMGDKDIVKRAFKTFQNNFNQRKTSAENKSLVPSEVTETRNPTSIALRKENGQSPKVDSMDRKSANAVRTAFGLKSDVRAEKGKEFPRKIEEKLNAKEVERMHLQLKSKEEKIKHNTKATPLAAFHRCQKASKSHPEKGDAKIDKWR; encoded by the exons ATGGGGGAGACAGCAGCTTCCAATCCTGCTTTGCAAGTGTCTGTTTCATTTGGTAGATTTGAGAATGATTCCTTGTCTTGGGAGAAATGGTCTGCTTTCTCACCAAACAAGTACTTGGAAGAAGTTGAGAAGTGCGCCACTCCTGGATCAGTTGCTCAAaagaaagcttactttgaagctcattacaagaaTGTTGCGGCTCGGAAAGCCGAATTGCTGGCTCAAGCGAAGCAGACGGAGAAAGATTCTCCTAGATCACAACATCAAAATGGGGAAGATCTGAGTTGTAACACTTGTTGGACTGATGCAGAATGTGATGATACTCAAGGTTCTAGGGAAGGGGTTAAGGTTAAGCAAGAAACCAATTCAATTGGTGAGATTGTTAGGACCGATGAGAGTAATTTGGAGGAGGATGTTGCAGTTTCAAGAGATTATCAAGGTTCATCTGTtgaaggagagaaagagaatgaaGAACTAGAAAGCAGATCAGGTAGTTCCCAGATAGAGAAACTTGAAGAAGTTGTCTGCATTGAACAAGGGGAAAGTAAAGAAGAAAGTCGTAATGTTGAAGCTGAAGATGTTAAGGAAATTCCACACAATGTAAACAAAGAGCCTGCACAGGCTTCAGAAATTGAAGCAAAATATGTGGCATTGGATCATCCAAAG TTTGGACAGGTTACCCCTGTGAACAGAGAAAGCAATGCGACAAAGACGAAGAAAAAATCGATGCTATCCACATCTAAGCCTAAGGCATCCCAATTTTCCACCCCTAGAAGTTCAAATCCTACAACAACTCCCACCAAAACATTGGCATCTGCCTCTTCAACTAAAAGGGGAAATTCTCCATCAATATCTTGGAGGAAAATTACTTCCACAGCAGAGAACAGAAAAGTTCCAAATAAATCTTTGCACATGTCCCATAGTTTGGCTCCTAGCCAACCAGATCCTGCTCCACATACTACAATGAGGAAATCTTTGATTATGGAGAAAATGGGGGATAAGGACATAGTCAAACGAGCATTCAAGACTTTTCAGAACAATTTCAATCAGCGAAAAACTTCTGCTGAAAACAAATCTTTG GTTCCTTCAGAGGTGACAGAGACAAGGAATCCAACATCCATAGCTTTGCGAAAGGAAAATGGACA GTCACCTAAGGTTGACAGTATGGATAGAAAAAGTGCAAATGCTGTTCGAACTGCTTTTGGCCTAAAAAGTGACGTTAGAGCAgagaaaggaaaagag TTTCcgagaaaaatagaagagaaacttaacgcAAAAGAGGTAGAAAGAATGCATCTTCAATTGAAATCGAAG GAGGAAAAGATAAAACATAATACCAAAGCCACACCCTTGGCAGCTTTCCACCGGTGTCAGAAAGCATCAAAAAGCCATCCGGAAAAG GGGGATGCTAAGATTGATAAATGGAGGTAG
- the LOC100815002 gene encoding protein WVD2-like 7 isoform X1, translated as MGETAASNPALQVSVSFGRFENDSLSWEKWSAFSPNKYLEEVEKCATPGSVAQKKAYFEAHYKNVAARKAELLAQAKQTEKDSPRSQHQNGEDLSCNTCWTDAECDDTQGSREGVKVKQETNSIGEIVRTDESNLEEDVAVSRDYQGSSVEGEKENEELESRSGSSQIEKLEEVVCIEQGESKEESRNVEAEDVKEIPHNVNKEPAQASEIEAKYVALDHPKFGQVTPVNRESNATKTKKKSMLSTSKPKASQFSTPRSSNPTTTPTKTLASASSTKRGNSPSISWRKITSTAENRKVPNKSLHMSHSLAPSQPDPAPHTTMRKSLIMEKMGDKDIVKRAFKTFQNNFNQRKTSAENKSLVKEKVPSEVTETRNPTSIALRKENGQSPKVDSMDRKSANAVRTAFGLKSDVRAEKGKEFPRKIEEKLNAKEVERMHLQLKSKEEKIKHNTKATPLAAFHRCQKASKSHPEKGDAKIDKWR; from the exons ATGGGGGAGACAGCAGCTTCCAATCCTGCTTTGCAAGTGTCTGTTTCATTTGGTAGATTTGAGAATGATTCCTTGTCTTGGGAGAAATGGTCTGCTTTCTCACCAAACAAGTACTTGGAAGAAGTTGAGAAGTGCGCCACTCCTGGATCAGTTGCTCAAaagaaagcttactttgaagctcattacaagaaTGTTGCGGCTCGGAAAGCCGAATTGCTGGCTCAAGCGAAGCAGACGGAGAAAGATTCTCCTAGATCACAACATCAAAATGGGGAAGATCTGAGTTGTAACACTTGTTGGACTGATGCAGAATGTGATGATACTCAAGGTTCTAGGGAAGGGGTTAAGGTTAAGCAAGAAACCAATTCAATTGGTGAGATTGTTAGGACCGATGAGAGTAATTTGGAGGAGGATGTTGCAGTTTCAAGAGATTATCAAGGTTCATCTGTtgaaggagagaaagagaatgaaGAACTAGAAAGCAGATCAGGTAGTTCCCAGATAGAGAAACTTGAAGAAGTTGTCTGCATTGAACAAGGGGAAAGTAAAGAAGAAAGTCGTAATGTTGAAGCTGAAGATGTTAAGGAAATTCCACACAATGTAAACAAAGAGCCTGCACAGGCTTCAGAAATTGAAGCAAAATATGTGGCATTGGATCATCCAAAG TTTGGACAGGTTACCCCTGTGAACAGAGAAAGCAATGCGACAAAGACGAAGAAAAAATCGATGCTATCCACATCTAAGCCTAAGGCATCCCAATTTTCCACCCCTAGAAGTTCAAATCCTACAACAACTCCCACCAAAACATTGGCATCTGCCTCTTCAACTAAAAGGGGAAATTCTCCATCAATATCTTGGAGGAAAATTACTTCCACAGCAGAGAACAGAAAAGTTCCAAATAAATCTTTGCACATGTCCCATAGTTTGGCTCCTAGCCAACCAGATCCTGCTCCACATACTACAATGAGGAAATCTTTGATTATGGAGAAAATGGGGGATAAGGACATAGTCAAACGAGCATTCAAGACTTTTCAGAACAATTTCAATCAGCGAAAAACTTCTGCTGAAAACAAATCTTTGGTAAAAGAAAAG GTTCCTTCAGAGGTGACAGAGACAAGGAATCCAACATCCATAGCTTTGCGAAAGGAAAATGGACA GTCACCTAAGGTTGACAGTATGGATAGAAAAAGTGCAAATGCTGTTCGAACTGCTTTTGGCCTAAAAAGTGACGTTAGAGCAgagaaaggaaaagag TTTCcgagaaaaatagaagagaaacttaacgcAAAAGAGGTAGAAAGAATGCATCTTCAATTGAAATCGAAG GAGGAAAAGATAAAACATAATACCAAAGCCACACCCTTGGCAGCTTTCCACCGGTGTCAGAAAGCATCAAAAAGCCATCCGGAAAAG GGGGATGCTAAGATTGATAAATGGAGGTAG
- the LOC100781860 gene encoding formin-like protein 8, translating to MMLQSWPFMSLVFVLLLHSLSITPYCHCQTSNSPPQNIETFYPNGTSATQQPLPPPPQPQQPPPLPTANVAPSHGSLNHNIATAVAATAASTIVVCGLIFFLVQRCLRKRRRRREETRSNTATADGDTRVVPQGNVFERIDGNVRGLIVDEDGLDVIYWRKLEGKNSNKDLLHKEVVSSPRNKEKAEHGHDENQVKKSKSIQVVPLLRGKSSTSHLNVSPEEDEPYRFSPLPSPTPSSLPASAGIVIKDVQKPDSPTQPSTPPPPISPSTPSSSASFAAIPKRNTPAPSPPPLPISVRRSPAPPPPPPASSKPPPAPIEMTAIKQRNSSGKGMPETSNDQVKLKPLHWDKVNSNNADHSIVWDKVDRGSFRVDQDLMEALFGYVATNRRSPKGKSHSAIPSKDGSASSAKTFLLDPRKSQNIAIVLKSLAVSQGEILDTLIDGKGLNADTLEKLARVSPTEEEQSLILQYKGDPARLPAAESFLYSILKAVPSAFKRLNAMLFRLNYDSEIQEIKESLQTIELGCNELKSKGLFVKLLEAVLKAGNRMNAGTARGNAQAFFNLASLRKLSDVKTTNGRTTLLHFGVEEVVRLEGKRVSLNRNGSLSSSSSRSNSNSNGNYENNIASNELIEREYVTLGLPIVGGINSELSNVKKAAQIDYNNLVGSISALSTWLVEIRELASLCGNGGNFVKEMDHFLGNAEDELKLVRDKQTSVFQLIKKTTQYYQGGASKETAEDNLQLFVIVKDFLGMVDQTCTEIAREHQKRKPPKAIFG from the exons ATGATGCTTCAATCATGGCCTTTTATGAgccttgtttttgttttacttttgcaCAGTTTGTCAATAACACCATATTGTCATTGCCAAACCAGCAATTCTCCTCCTCAAAACATTGAAACTTTCTATCCAAATGGAACTTCAGCAACACAACAACCTTTGCCGCCACCACCACAGCCACAACAACCACCGCCACTTCCAACCGCTAACGTAGCACCTAGCCACGGTTCATTGAACCATAACATAGCGACCGCGGTGGCTGCAACTGCGGCCAGCACCATAGTTGTTTGtggtttaattttctttttggttcaAAGGTGCTTGaggaagagaaggagaaggagagagGAGACAAGAAGTAACACTGCAACTGCTGATGGAGATACCCGAGTTGTGCCTCAGGGAAATGTGTTTGAGAGAATTGATGGGAATGTGAGGGGGTTGATCGTTGATGAGGATGGTTTGGATGTGATTTATTGGAGAAAGCTTGAAGGGAAGAACTCTAACAAGGATCTTCTACATAAGGAGGTTGTGAGTAGTcctagaaacaaagaaaaagcagAACATGGTCATGATGAAAATCAAGTGAAGAAATCCAAGTCCATCCAAGTGGTTCCTCTGCTTAGAGGAAAATCTTCAACTTCTCACTTGAATGTATCTCCAGAAGAGGATGAGCCATATAGATTTTCGCCGCTTCCATCTCCTACTCCTTCAAGTCTTCCTGCATCAGCTGGGATTGTTATCAAGGATGTTCAGAAACCAGATTCTCCAACTCAACCATCAACTCCACCCCCTCCAATTTCACCCTCAACTCCATCATCCTCTGCTTCTTTTGCAGCAATTCCGAAAAGGAATACTCCTGCACCGTCGCCTCCCCCTCTCCCAATCTCAGTTAGAAGGAGTCCAGCaccacctcctcctcctccagcatcatcaaaaccacCACCTGCTCCAATTGAAATGACAGCTATTAAGCAAAGAAACTCTTCAGGGAAAGGCATGCCAGAAACCAGCAATGATCAAGTGAAGCTGAAGCCTTTGCATTGGGATAAGGTGAATAGTAATAATGCTGATCACTCCATAGTTTGGGACAAAGTCGATCGTGGCTCTTTCAG GGTTGATCAAGATCTTATGGAAGCTCTCTTTGGTTATGTCGCAACCAACCGAAGATCTCCCAAAGGAAAGAGTCACTCAGCCATTCCCAGCAAGGATGGCTCAGCTTCTTCAGCAAAAACATTTCTTCTTGACCCTAGAAAATCACAGAACATTGCTATTGTTTTGAAATCTCTTGCAGTCTCACAAGGCGAAATTCTTGATACACTCATTGATGGTAAGGGCCTCAATGCAGATACCCTTGAAAAGCTTGCTAGAGTTTCCCCAACAGAAGAAGAGCAATCTCTTATCCTTCAATACAAAGGAGACCCAGCAAGACTTCCAGCAGCTGAATCATTCCTCTATAGCATCCTTAAAGCTGTTCCCTCGGCTTTCAAGCGCTTGAATGCCATGCTATTCAGGTTGAACTATGACTCAGAGATTCAAGAAATCAAGGAATCTCTGCAGACCATTGAACTGGGGTGTAACGAGCTTAAAAGCAAAGGACTCTTTGTGAAGCTTCTTGAAGCAGTGCTTAAGGCAGGAAATCGAATGAATGCAGGAACTGCAAGAGGTAATGCTCAAGCTTTTTTCAATTTGGCTTCTCTAAGGAAGCTCTCTGATGTCAAGACCACCAATGGAAGAACGACATTACTTCACTTTGGGGTTGAAGAGGTAGTCCGTTTGGAGGGAAAACGGGTTTCTCTTAACCGCAATGGCAGCCTGAGCAGTAGCAGCAGTAGGAGCAACAGCAACAGCAATGGAAACTATGAGAACAACATTGCTTCAAATGAACTGATAGAAAGGGAATATGTAACATTAGGATTGCCAATTGTAGGAGGGATCAATTCTGAGTTATCCAATGTTAAGAAAGCAGCACAAATAGATTATAACAATTTAGTTGGTTCAATCTCGGCCCTCTCAACCTGGTTAGTTGAAATTCGAGAACTTGCTTCCTTGTGTGGAAATGGAGGAAATTTTGTGAAAGAAATGGATCATTTTCTGGGAAATGCAGAGGATGAGTTGAAATTAGTGAGGGACAAGCAAACAAGTGTGTTTCAGCTCATcaagaaaacaacacaatacTATCAAGGAGGAGCCTCAAAAGAGACTGCAGAAGACAATCTTCAATTGTTTGTCATAGTGAAGGATTTCCTGGGAATGGTTGATCAAACTTGCACTGAGATTGCACGTGAGCATCAGAAGAGGAAACCTCCCAAGGCAATTTTTGGGTAG